One genomic region from Terriglobales bacterium encodes:
- a CDS encoding AI-2E family transporter encodes MWKQYRGLVFLFFGTALLLYIAWVLRRALLLIYVSVLMAVLLAPIVAHIRKLRIRKWRPSQGAAVAILFLGVIALVGIALIYFVPLVARDLKGIQQVWPKRMDELQSWIHHYIPMIHITSQQINSYIHQFIGQNMQPKKMTKLVIEVGTVLLASAYFMIDGRQSIAWAVSLFPSDKQQRVETTLLRGGRHMQRWLSGQAILMLIHGCSALIVFGLLHMQFFYALALFAGIINIIPVLGPVITVIVAGLLAAVHSVGKLLGVVIFFVVYHNVENSVLNPRIMESKVKIPAVTIVVALIIGEAFAGIVGMLIAVPSAVLISVLIDEYISSGKSDVLVIGEEESKAA; translated from the coding sequence ATGTGGAAGCAGTATCGTGGGCTGGTATTTCTCTTTTTCGGAACAGCTCTGCTGCTGTATATCGCGTGGGTGCTCAGGCGCGCGCTGCTGCTGATTTATGTGAGCGTGCTGATGGCAGTGCTGCTCGCGCCAATCGTTGCGCATATCCGAAAGTTGCGAATCAGGAAGTGGCGGCCAAGCCAGGGGGCTGCAGTGGCCATTCTCTTTCTTGGAGTAATTGCGCTTGTCGGTATTGCGCTCATCTACTTCGTCCCTCTCGTGGCAAGGGACCTGAAGGGTATCCAGCAGGTCTGGCCCAAGCGCATGGATGAGCTGCAGAGCTGGATCCATCACTACATTCCCATGATTCACATCACCAGCCAGCAGATCAACTCGTATATCCATCAGTTCATCGGCCAGAACATGCAGCCGAAAAAAATGACCAAGCTGGTGATCGAGGTCGGAACCGTGCTGCTGGCATCGGCGTATTTCATGATCGACGGGCGGCAATCGATCGCCTGGGCCGTGTCACTGTTTCCCTCCGACAAACAGCAGCGCGTTGAAACGACGCTCCTCCGCGGTGGACGCCATATGCAGCGCTGGCTATCGGGCCAGGCGATTCTCATGCTGATTCACGGCTGCTCTGCGCTGATCGTATTTGGTCTGCTGCACATGCAGTTCTTCTACGCTCTGGCGCTCTTTGCGGGAATCATCAACATCATTCCGGTGCTCGGACCAGTGATTACGGTGATCGTCGCCGGACTTCTTGCTGCCGTACATTCAGTCGGAAAGCTTTTGGGCGTAGTGATCTTTTTCGTCGTCTACCACAACGTCGAGAACAGCGTGCTCAATCCGCGCATCATGGAATCGAAGGTAAAAATTCCTGCGGTGACAATCGTTGTCGCGCTGATCATCGGAGAGGCATTTGCGGGAATCGTGGGAATGCTGATCGCAGTTCCGTCAGCAGTACTGATTTCCGTGCTGATTGACGAGTACATCTCTTCGGGCAAAAGCGATGTACTGGTGATTGGGGAAGAGGAGAGCAAGGCAGCGTGA
- a CDS encoding ATP-grasp domain-containing protein has product MKIHEYQAKGILAKYGVAVPRGEMATTKDEAFEAAKRLLAAGAKGIVVKAQIHAGGRGKGGGVKLAKTADEAAGLAGKILGMQLVTHQTGPQGQKVQRLLIEETLP; this is encoded by the coding sequence ATGAAAATTCACGAGTACCAAGCTAAGGGCATTCTCGCGAAATACGGCGTCGCGGTGCCGCGCGGCGAGATGGCCACCACCAAAGATGAAGCATTCGAGGCCGCCAAGCGGCTGCTCGCGGCGGGAGCAAAGGGCATTGTTGTGAAAGCCCAGATCCACGCCGGCGGACGCGGCAAAGGTGGAGGCGTGAAGCTGGCCAAGACCGCCGACGAAGCCGCCGGACTTGCAGGCAAGATTCTGGGCATGCAGTTGGTCACGCATCAGACTGGCCCGCAAGGACAGAAGGTTCAGCGCCTGCTCATCGAAGAGACTCTGCC